In Ciconia boyciana unplaced genomic scaffold, ASM3463844v1 HiC_scaffold_38, whole genome shotgun sequence, the genomic stretch CCTCGACCTCATCGATCCTACTGCCACATGTTGACCCCTTGGCCCTGTGACCCCGCAACCCTTGACCTGTTGACCCAATAACCCCTTCCCTTTGACCCCAAACCCAACGGCCCTCGACCTCATCGATCCTACCGCCACGTGTTGACCCCTTGGCCCTGTGACCCCGCAACCCTTGACCTGTTGACCCAATAACCCCTTCCCTTTGACCCCAAACCCAACGCCCCTCGACCTCATCGATCCTACCGCCACGTGTTGACCCCTTGGCCCTGTGACCCCGCAACCCTTGACCTGTTGACCCAATAACCCCTTCCCTTtgaccccccaaacccaacgCCCCTCGACCTCATCGATCCTACCGCCACGTGTTGACCCCTGGGCCCTGTGACCCCGCAACCCTTGCTCCCTGACCCAATAACCCCTTCCCTTTGACCCCAAACCCAACGCCCCTCGACCTCATCGATCCTACCGCCACGTGTTGACCCCTTGGCCCTGTGACCCCGCAACCCTTGACCTGTTGACCCAATAACCCCTTCCCTTTGACCCCAAACCCAACGCCCCTCGACCTCATCGATCCTACCGCCACGTGTTGACCCCTTGGCCCTGTGACCCCGCAACCCTTGACCTGTTGACCCAATAACCCCTTCCCTTTGACCCCAAACCCAATGCCCCTCGACCTCATCGATCCTACCGCCACGTGTTGACCCCTGGGCCCTGTGACCCCGCAACCCTTGACCTGTTGACCCAATAACCCCTTCCCTTTGTCCCCAAACCCCACGCCCTCGACCTCATCGATCCTACCGCCACGTGTTGACCCCTGGGCCCTGTGACCCCGCAACCCTTGACCTGTTGACCCAATAACCCCTTCCCTTTGACCCCACACCCCACGCCCCTCGACCCGTTGACCTACGGCCTGCGACCCAACAGCCCCACCCACGACCGCTGACCCCCGGGCCCCCCCAACCCACGACCCTTGACCCAACGACCCATGACTTGCCCTGACCCCCGCCCTCCGCCCCGCAGGCTCGGAGGAGGAGCGCCGCGCCGTCTCCACCGCCACCTCCCATGGCTCCCGCCCCCGCAACCGGGGGGCCCCGTCCTCTGGGGAGGTGACCCTGACggtgggggcggggccggcggtggCGGGGGCGGAGCTGGAGCTGCGGGCGGTGGCCCGCAACGACGGGGCGGAGCCTCGGACGCTCCGCCTGCGCCTGGCGCTCTGCGCCGTCCGCTACACCGGCGTCTCCGGAGCCCCCTTCCGGCAGGAGCAGCACCGCCGCGCCGTGCCGCCGGGGCAGGGTGAGGCCCGGGTGCCCCCGGCggcgccgcccccccccggcgcccgggtcccgcccgcagccccgggtCCCCGACGCcgcccgtgtcccccccagagGAGACGGTGACGATGACGGTGGCCTACGCCGAATACGGGCCCCACGTGGGGGACCAGGACGCGCTGAAGCTGACGGTGGCCGGGGCCGTGGAGGAGACGGGGCAGGTGGTGGCCAAGGAGCTGCGGGTCCGGCTGCACACGCCCGAGCTCACCTTGACGGTACGGCCGGGGGCGCAGGTCCTGGGGTGCCCCAAGATGGTTGGGTGCTCCTCCCGGGGACGCGGGTGCTCCTCCAGGAGATGTTTGGGTGCTCCTGGGTCCTCCATGATGGGGCTGAGGCTTCCTGGATGCTGGGTCCTCCCCGCCATCCTGGCCCCAGcccggggtggggtgggagggaggggacccGGGtgcctggggtcccccccaaatgCCGGGGTCCCCCTGGCCACCTGGGTCCTCTTCCGGCAGCTGCTGGCCCCGGCGGTGGTGGGGCAGGAGACCCCGGTCCAGGTGGTCTTCCAGAACCCCCTGCCCGAGCCCCTGCGCGGGGCCACCCTGCGGATGGAAGGAGCCGGCATCTCCTGCCCCAAGCCCTTCGCCATGGGGTGAGCGCCCCGGGATGTGGGGGGGGGACCCCGAACtctggggaggggaccccggTGGGTGGAGGGACCCCGGAATGGGGGAGGGGACCCCGAACTCTGGGGAGGGGACGCCAGTGGGTGGGGGATCCCGGAATgggggaggggaccccaaaCTCTGGGGAGGAGACGCCGGTGGGTGGAGGGGACCCTGGAATGGGTGGAGGGACCCTGGAATgggggaggggaccccaaaCTCTGGGGAGGGGACGCCGGTGGGTGGGGGATCCCGGAATGGGGGAGGGATCCCGAACtctggggaggggaccccggTGGGTGGGGGGACCCTGGAATGGGGGAGGGACCCCGAACTCTGGGGAGGGGACGCCGGTGGGTGGGGGATCCCGGAATGGGGGAGGGGACCCCGAACTCTGGGGAGGGGACGCCAGTGGGTGGGGGATCCCGGAATGGGGGAGGGGACCCCGAACTCTGGGGAGGGGACGCCGGTGGGTGGGGGGATCCCGGAATgggggaggggaccccaaactctggggaggggaccccggTGGGTGGAGGGGACCCCggtgggtggggggaccccgtgccctggggggaccccaacTCCCGAGGGGGGAGGGACCCCGGTCAAGAGGGGGCTGTGACGCGGGGCTGTGACGCGGGGCTGTGACGCGGGGGTCCCCCCCGTGCCCCGCAGGTCGGTGGGGGCGGGGCAGGCGGTGCGGCTGCGCCAGGCCGTGGTGCCGCAGCGGCCGGGGCGCCGGCGGCTGGTGGCCGCGCTCGAGAGCGCCCAGCTGGGGCCCCTGCACGGCGTCCTCCAGCTCGACGTCGCCCCGGCTCCCGCCGGGAGCACCGGGAGCCCTCCCCGGCGCCCGCGACGCGCCCGGCGTCGCgcacccccgcccgccggcagcaccggggggtgaggggggcgCCAGGAGGGCCTggagggggcactgggagggcgtggagggggcactgggagcactgggagggcgactgggagcactgggagggcgtggagggggcactgggagcactgggagggcgtggagggggcactgggagcactgggagggcgactgggagcactgggagggcgtggagggggactgggagcgCCGGGAGGGTAACTGGGAACACTGGGAGGGCgcctgggggcactgggagcactgggagggcgactgggagcactgggagggcgTGGAGGGGGGACTGGGAGCGCCGGGAGGGCGTGgaggggggactgggggtaCCAGgagggtaactgggagcactgggagggcgtggaggggggactgggagcaccGGGAGGGTAattgggagcactgggagggtgactgggggcactgggagcaccggGAGGGCAACTGGGAGCACCGGGAGGGtgactgggggcactgggatgccgtggaggggacactgggagcactgggagggtgACTGGGGGCTGCACTGGGAGCGCCGGgcgggggcactgggagcacggggacagccccgcccctcccagCGCCCCCGGCttggccccgccccctcccagttccccccgTTTCGCCCCAATGACGTCATCGAGCCGCTCCCCTCCCACGTGACGTCAGTTCCacccttccccgcccccccccctcctcacGTCATCAATAAACCGCTGTGATGAAACAACGGCTCCGGGACGTCActggagggggggggcggggccgcgcggggaggaggcagcgcGGGAACGTGACGTCACGAAGGGGCGGGAATAGCGCGTGGCGAttggtggcggcggcggccaatggggagggcggggggcggggccacgCCTTTAACGCGCGGCTCGCCGGCGCGCTGACGTCACTTCCGACGCGGCGGGCacgcggggccgccgccgggtTACCGGTgccgccggtgccgccgccTACGCACCgcacccccgcccccgcgcggAAGTGACGGAACCGCCCCTCGCGCCGCGCAGCATGGGTGGAAGTGACGTCAGGTGAGCGGAGagtgggggagggaaggaggggcggggcggcgggggtggGCGGGACTACGGCGCGGGGAGGCGTGGCTGGGAGGGTgaggcgcgggggcggggctggggcgtgggggcgggggcggggctaTGGAGCGGCGGGTGTGGCGGGGGCGTGGGGGGGTGTTGCCCGGCAGGGGCGGAGCCTCCCGCTGACCCCGCCCCCGCCATCAGCCCGGGCGTGGCCCTGCGGGTGGCGCTGGCGGGGGCGTGGCACGTGGTGCGTGGGCGGAGCCTGGGCCAGTTCCCgcgggtgctggggctgctggaggccGTGGGGcgcgcggcccccgccgccgtccGCTTCCGACACGGCGCCCGCCTGCGCCTGGGCCTGCAGGCCGCCGTGAGTAtccccgcctccccctcccAGCGTGCTCCGCGgcccccggcgcggccgccgccccgccccgccctgccGCCCCGCCCTGCCGCCCCTCCGGCTCCCGGCATGGCCGCCGGCCTGCCCACCGCTCGCTGCGCCTTCCGAGGTGGCCGCCGCCCTCCTCCCGCAACCCTTCCCAGCATGCGGCGGCGGCTGCCATCTTCCCATGGTGCCCCGGGGCCGGTGGCCATCTTGCTGGAGGTGGCAGCCGTCCTGCCACCGTCTTCCCGTCACGCTCCTGGGGCAGGCGGCCATCTTGCCAGGGTTCCCCGTGATGGCAGCCATCTTCCCATCGTGCCCCTGGGGCGGGCAGCCATCTTGCCAGGGTTCCCCACGGTGGCAGCCATCTCGCCGAGGCCGGCGGCCATCTTCCCATGCtccccccttcccagcacccGCCTCccgtccccttgtccccccccccggcggccATCTTCCCCCGCTGCCCTGCAGGTGGTGGTGCAGATGCTGCAGGAGGCCCAGCCCGACGGGAAGGTCTTCGACGCCATCGACTCCTTCTTCCCCGAGGGGGAGGCGCCAGCTGCCGGCCTCGGCCAGGCCGTGAGTgacgggggggtgggggaggggcgcggggggcccGGGCGTGCCCTCaaccccccgtgtccccccagaccccccaggaGCTGGCGATGGTGGCGGAGGCGCAGGAGAGCTTCCGCGACCTGGTGCTGGCGCTGCTGGCGGaccgcgggcggcgggcggcctaCCTGCAGGTACCTCCCggtgcctcccagtgccctcccagtagccccccagtgccctcccagtagcGCTG encodes the following:
- the TINF2 gene encoding TERF1-interacting nuclear factor 2, producing the protein MGGSDVSPGVALRVALAGAWHVVRGRSLGQFPRVLGLLEAVGRAAPAAVRFRHGARLRLGLQAAVVVQMLQEAQPDGKVFDAIDSFFPEGEAPAAGLGQATPQELAMVAEAQESFRDLVLALLADRGRRAAYLQGPAGQEYGEPFLQALERLFYEYLQRLESALPPPDLRQLHEVVWSHAPPGLRPHDLPILTRYLADMGHAHCA